From Parasteatoda tepidariorum isolate YZ-2023 chromosome 1, CAS_Ptep_4.0, whole genome shotgun sequence, one genomic window encodes:
- the LOC122268390 gene encoding uncharacterized protein → MSAGRKKDPIWVYYNEKIELGKKGSKAICNLCQKEMQGLVSRMKMHHEVCVAKNEVEKKKDCEQEKDALDVTATYNRGTDNKAQIESQNLPDPCNKRIQCDEDLTATDTDIKIKKFKTTGISPFIVKMPTNLKDTLDLQVAKFFFSSNIYLFDLLKIHIFLS, encoded by the exons atgtctGCTGGAAGGAAAAAAGATCCCATTTGGGtctattataatgaaaaaattgagtTAGGAAAGAAAGGATCTAAAGCAATATGTAACTTATGCCAAAAAGAAATGCAAGGATTGGTATCAAGAATGAAAATGCATCATGAAGTGTGTGTAGCAAAAAATGAAgttgaaaagaagaaagattGTGAACAAGAAAAAGATgctttag ATGTTACTGCTACTTACAACAGAGGAACAGATAATAAAGCTCAAATTGAAAGCCAAAATCTGCCAGATCCTTGTAATAAGCGTATTCAGTGTGATGAAGATTTGACTGCTACTGATACTGAcataaagataaagaaattcAAGACTACAGGTATTAGCCCATTTATAGTGAAAATGCCAACCAATCTTAAAGATACACTAGATTTACAAGTagccaaattctttttttcctccaaCATATACCTTTTCGATCTGTTGAAAATCCACATTTTCTTAAGCTAA